A stretch of Anaeromyxobacter dehalogenans 2CP-1 DNA encodes these proteins:
- a CDS encoding hemerythrin domain-containing protein yields MLNVIGKRAAPADAVDLLLECHDRIRQFLALGRRVAEARPDQLAEVPEAASRVRRYFTQALPLHAQDEEQSILPRLRGREAEVDAALASMAHEHAEHEEPLGRLVAACEAVAREPSRHAALAGAMGAAVGELERHFEIHLRREEEIIFPAMRRLLAGALDAEIVREIRARRGVAEASGQTPP; encoded by the coding sequence ATGCTGAACGTGATCGGAAAGCGGGCGGCGCCCGCGGACGCGGTGGACCTCCTGCTCGAGTGCCACGACCGCATCCGGCAGTTCCTGGCGCTGGGGCGCCGGGTGGCCGAGGCACGGCCGGACCAGCTCGCGGAGGTGCCGGAGGCGGCGTCGCGGGTGCGCCGCTACTTCACGCAGGCGCTGCCGCTGCACGCTCAGGACGAGGAGCAGTCGATCCTGCCGCGGCTGCGCGGGCGTGAGGCCGAGGTGGACGCCGCGCTCGCGTCGATGGCCCATGAGCACGCTGAGCACGAGGAGCCCCTCGGCCGGCTGGTCGCCGCGTGCGAGGCGGTCGCCCGCGAGCCGTCCCGCCACGCGGCGCTCGCCGGCGCGATGGGCGCCGCGGTGGGCGAGCTCGAGCGTCACTTCGAGATCCACCTCCGGCGCGAGGAGGAGATCATCTTCCCGGCCATGCGGCGGCTGCTGGCGGGCGCGCTCGACGCGGAGATCGTGCGCGAGATCCGGGCGCGCCGCGGGGTGGCCG
- a CDS encoding PAS domain S-box protein produces MTDPAIYQQIVDGSPDAFILGDREGRIRIWNAGAEAIFGFTAAEALGQSMDIIIPERLRGRHWDGYMKTMQTGKSRYGAGDVLAVPAITKDGRNISIEFTIQMLRTAGGELLGPLAIIRDVTKRFQRERELARRVKELEAKAGA; encoded by the coding sequence ATGACCGACCCCGCCATCTACCAGCAGATCGTCGACGGCAGCCCGGACGCGTTCATCCTCGGCGATCGCGAGGGGCGCATCCGCATCTGGAACGCGGGCGCGGAGGCGATCTTCGGCTTCACCGCCGCCGAGGCGCTGGGCCAGTCCATGGACATCATCATCCCGGAGCGGCTCCGCGGCCGTCACTGGGACGGCTACATGAAGACCATGCAGACCGGCAAGAGCCGCTACGGCGCGGGCGACGTGCTCGCGGTGCCGGCCATCACGAAGGATGGCCGGAACATCTCGATCGAGTTCACGATCCAGATGCTGCGGACGGCGGGCGGCGAGCTGCTCGGGCCGCTCGCCATCATCCGCGACGTGACGAAGCGCTTTCAGCGCGAGCGGGAGCTCGCGCGGCGCGTGAAGGAGCTGGAGGCCAAGGCAGGGGCGTGA
- a CDS encoding nitrate reductase subunit alpha has translation MSWIEDVIAPSQRTWEDLYRSRHQVDKVVRSTHGVNCTGGCSWNIHVKNGIVALETQALDYPRFSCEVPGYEPRGCQRGISASWYLYSPLRVKHPYLRGTLMDLWRAARKAHADPVDAWASIVDDPASRAAYQQARGQGGLRRASWEEALELVAASTIHTLKRHGADRIVGFSPIPAMSMLSFAGGSRFLQLLGAVNLSFYDWYCDLPNASPEVWGEQTDVAESADWYHSKYIVSMGSNVGMTRTPDVHFLAEARHDGAKVVVLSPDYSMTSKYADEWLPVHAGQDGAFWLAVNHVLLKEFHADRQVPFFADYLRRYSDAPFLVELEEQDGQVTPGRMLPASRLERYAGEEHGDFKFLVWDETADAPRMPQGTLGFRWQQKKGQWNLEMKDGVDGAALSPRLGLLEAHDEVAQVSFVDHATGRVSRRGVPVRRIPTARGTVTVTTVHDLLFARHGVSRGLPGDYPASYDDADAAYTPAWQERHTGLDRRDVIRFAREWAGTAERTKGKCSIIIGAGVNQWFHADLAYRAAITGLVLCGCVGRNGGGLNHYVGQEKLAPVAPWQALAFGLDWSRPPRLQNAPSFHYVHSDQWRYEGAADLGQLDPARNGHPLTQGHTLDHQVRAVRRGWLPFFPQFDRSPAQVVREAEAAGARSDAEVVEHAVRELRDRKLRFAVEDPDAPASWPRLWFIWRGNALMSSAKGHEYFLRHYLGTRHGTVAPEVAKGAVSEATFRDQAPEGKLDLVVDLNFRMDTTALYSDVILPAASWYEKDDLNTTDMHSFIHPLQAAVPPCWESRSDWDIFKALAEKVSALARTHLPEKVRDLVATPLMHDTPAELAQREVLDWSRGECEPVPGKTMPGLAVVERDYVHLHDRFVSLGPTIRTAGLSAHGISWPVDDLYDELVRTRPTVEWGGARYPSIAEARDAANAILHLAPETNGESAWRAYHAEEKKVGLPLADLAEKTRGVRITFEELARQPRRLLDSPCWTGITGGGRTYSAYCLNVERLVPWRTLTGRQHFYLDHPGFIAFGEALPTYKPKPERDAVRDLTAPTGDAGQALTLNFLTPHGKWGIHSTYGDNLRMLTLSRGIHPLWVNDEDAAEIGLADNDWVEVVNDNGAVVTRAVVSARMPRGVCYLYHAPERTIGVPRSPSRGGLRGGSHNSLTRVRLKPTLMMGGYGQFSFALNYWGPTGNNRDTYVRVTKLEGEPQW, from the coding sequence ATGAGCTGGATCGAGGACGTCATCGCCCCGTCGCAGCGCACCTGGGAGGACCTGTACCGGAGCCGCCACCAGGTGGACAAGGTCGTCCGCAGCACGCACGGCGTGAACTGCACCGGCGGCTGCTCCTGGAACATCCACGTGAAGAACGGGATCGTCGCGCTCGAGACGCAGGCGCTCGACTACCCGCGCTTCTCCTGCGAGGTGCCGGGCTACGAGCCGCGCGGCTGCCAGCGCGGGATCTCCGCCTCCTGGTACCTCTACAGCCCGCTGCGCGTGAAGCACCCGTACCTGCGCGGCACGCTCATGGACCTGTGGCGCGCCGCGCGCAAGGCGCACGCCGACCCGGTGGACGCCTGGGCTTCGATCGTGGACGACCCCGCCTCGCGCGCCGCCTACCAGCAGGCGCGCGGCCAGGGCGGCCTGCGGCGGGCGAGCTGGGAGGAGGCGCTCGAGCTGGTGGCGGCCTCCACCATCCACACGCTGAAGCGCCACGGCGCCGACCGCATCGTCGGGTTCTCGCCCATCCCCGCCATGTCGATGCTGTCCTTCGCCGGCGGCTCGCGCTTCCTGCAGCTCCTCGGCGCGGTGAACCTGTCCTTCTACGACTGGTACTGCGACCTGCCCAACGCGTCGCCCGAGGTGTGGGGCGAGCAGACGGACGTGGCCGAGAGCGCCGACTGGTATCACTCCAAGTACATCGTCTCGATGGGCTCCAACGTCGGGATGACCCGCACGCCGGACGTGCACTTCCTGGCCGAGGCGCGCCACGACGGCGCCAAGGTGGTGGTGCTCTCGCCCGACTACAGCATGACCTCGAAGTACGCGGACGAGTGGCTGCCGGTCCACGCCGGCCAGGACGGCGCGTTCTGGCTGGCGGTGAACCACGTCCTCCTGAAGGAGTTCCACGCCGACCGGCAGGTCCCGTTCTTCGCCGACTACCTGCGCCGCTACAGCGACGCGCCGTTCCTCGTCGAGCTGGAGGAGCAGGACGGCCAGGTGACCCCGGGCCGCATGCTCCCGGCGAGCCGGCTGGAGCGCTACGCCGGCGAGGAGCACGGAGACTTCAAGTTCCTGGTATGGGACGAGACCGCGGACGCGCCGCGGATGCCGCAGGGCACGCTCGGCTTCCGCTGGCAGCAGAAGAAGGGCCAGTGGAACCTGGAGATGAAGGACGGCGTGGACGGCGCGGCGCTCTCGCCGCGCCTCGGCCTCCTCGAGGCGCACGACGAGGTGGCGCAGGTGTCGTTCGTGGATCACGCCACCGGCCGGGTCTCCCGGCGCGGCGTGCCGGTGCGGCGCATCCCCACCGCGCGCGGCACCGTGACCGTCACCACCGTCCACGACCTCCTCTTCGCGCGACATGGCGTGTCGCGCGGCCTGCCGGGCGACTACCCGGCGAGCTACGACGACGCGGACGCCGCCTACACGCCCGCCTGGCAGGAGCGCCACACCGGCCTGGACCGCCGCGACGTGATCCGCTTCGCGCGCGAGTGGGCCGGCACCGCGGAGCGCACCAAGGGCAAGTGCTCCATCATCATCGGCGCCGGCGTGAACCAGTGGTTCCACGCCGACCTCGCCTACCGCGCCGCCATCACCGGCCTGGTGCTGTGCGGCTGCGTGGGCCGGAACGGGGGCGGCCTCAACCACTACGTCGGCCAGGAGAAGCTCGCGCCGGTCGCGCCCTGGCAGGCGCTCGCGTTCGGCCTGGACTGGTCGCGCCCGCCGCGCCTCCAGAACGCCCCCAGCTTCCACTACGTCCACTCCGATCAGTGGCGCTACGAGGGCGCCGCCGACCTCGGCCAGCTCGACCCGGCGCGGAACGGCCACCCCCTCACCCAGGGTCACACGCTCGACCACCAGGTCCGCGCGGTGCGGCGCGGCTGGCTGCCGTTCTTCCCGCAGTTCGACCGGAGCCCGGCGCAGGTGGTGCGCGAGGCCGAGGCGGCCGGGGCGCGCAGCGACGCCGAGGTGGTGGAGCACGCGGTGCGCGAGCTCCGCGACCGGAAGCTCCGCTTCGCGGTGGAGGACCCGGACGCGCCGGCGAGCTGGCCGCGGCTGTGGTTCATCTGGCGCGGCAACGCGCTCATGTCGAGCGCGAAGGGGCACGAGTACTTCCTGCGCCACTACCTGGGCACGCGGCATGGCACGGTGGCGCCGGAGGTGGCGAAGGGCGCGGTCTCCGAGGCGACGTTCCGCGATCAGGCGCCGGAGGGGAAGCTCGACCTGGTGGTGGACCTGAACTTCCGGATGGACACGACGGCCCTCTACTCCGACGTCATCCTGCCGGCGGCGAGCTGGTACGAGAAGGACGACCTCAACACCACCGACATGCACTCCTTCATCCACCCCTTGCAGGCGGCGGTGCCGCCCTGCTGGGAGTCGAGGAGCGACTGGGACATCTTCAAGGCGCTCGCCGAGAAGGTGAGCGCGCTCGCCCGCACGCACCTGCCGGAGAAGGTGCGCGACCTGGTGGCGACGCCGCTCATGCACGACACGCCGGCGGAGCTGGCGCAGCGCGAGGTGCTCGACTGGAGCCGCGGCGAGTGCGAGCCGGTGCCGGGCAAGACCATGCCCGGCCTCGCGGTGGTGGAGCGCGACTACGTGCACCTCCACGACCGCTTCGTCTCGCTCGGCCCGACGATCCGCACCGCCGGCCTCTCGGCCCACGGGATCAGCTGGCCGGTGGACGACCTGTACGACGAGCTGGTGCGCACGCGCCCCACGGTCGAGTGGGGCGGCGCGCGCTACCCGTCCATCGCCGAGGCGCGCGACGCGGCCAACGCCATCCTGCACCTCGCCCCCGAGACGAACGGCGAGTCGGCCTGGCGGGCGTACCATGCGGAGGAGAAGAAGGTCGGGCTCCCGCTCGCGGACCTGGCCGAGAAGACCCGCGGCGTGCGCATCACGTTCGAGGAGCTGGCGCGCCAGCCGCGGCGGCTGCTCGACAGCCCGTGCTGGACCGGGATCACCGGGGGCGGGCGGACGTACTCGGCGTACTGCCTGAACGTGGAGCGGCTGGTGCCCTGGCGGACGCTCACCGGGCGGCAGCACTTCTACCTCGACCACCCCGGCTTCATCGCGTTCGGTGAGGCGCTGCCCACCTACAAGCCGAAGCCGGAGCGCGACGCGGTGCGAGACCTCACCGCCCCGACCGGCGACGCGGGCCAGGCGCTGACGCTCAACTTCCTGACCCCGCACGGCAAGTGGGGCATCCACTCCACGTACGGCGACAACCTCCGGATGCTCACGCTGTCCCGCGGCATCCACCCGCTGTGGGTGAACGACGAGGACGCGGCCGAGATCGGGCTCGCCGACAACGACTGGGTCGAGGTGGTGAACGACAACGGCGCGGTGGTGACGCGCGCGGTGGTGAGCGCGCGCATGCCGCGGGGCGTCTGCTACCTGTACCACGCGCCGGAGCGCACCATCGGCGTCCCCCGGTCGCCCTCGCGCGGCGGCCTGCGCGGCGGGAGCCACAACAGCCTCACCCGCGTCCGGCTGAAGCCCACGCTGATGATGGGCGGCTACGGCCAGTTCTCCTTCGCCCTCAACTACTGGGGGCCCACCGGCAACAACCGCGACACCTACGTCCGCGTCACCAAGCTCGAGGGCGAGCCGCAGTGGTGA